From Scomber scombrus chromosome 21, fScoSco1.1, whole genome shotgun sequence, one genomic window encodes:
- the LOC134003473 gene encoding integrin alpha-M-like isoform X1 translates to MDWIISTTVFLSVLKAALCFNIDPVAWKTVNNSAAGFGYQIVQRQSDLLVSAPLEQLSPNERGQIFKCSTKDCTPVPVKVPSFAVNMSLGLTMTSDPNTQKTLACGPTIPKDCKSITQYSGVCFEIDPSDHVGLPVPSSIEECRTIADIAFLLDGSGSVDYSDFERMKNFVKSVVKSFPGKDTKFAIAQFSSRVVIHYYFNTFNADDWESQINGINQLSGGTYTAKAIREVVNNVFSTFGGSRSDVKKILIVITDGESNDGRSLPGAANSAEEKKIVRFAVGVGNAFTNDRAKQELDTIASKPENVFKVSNFGALDAIRQNLQNQIFSIEGSQTGGESLKMEMAQRGFSAAYVPPDSTRGIQMAIVGANQWRGGFQEYKGQMLNSYEPLDIEADSYLGYSMAVANTLSGPLTILGAPRYQHRGIVMSVFASSIGQRIDPFNWQFKIGEYFGAVVCAMDVDRNSYTDLVLISAPMYMDSDREGRVYVCSLSRLKIECHFDSPLVLRGDASDQGRFGSSLAVLPDLNQDGFNDLAVGAPLENDGHGSIYIFHGERGGRGRISPAYSQRIASSEVRQGLKFFGMSISQSSFDRSNDNLPDLAVGSKGTVVLLRSRPIVMVETSVTFNPNQIQTQNSDCSTPLDNTAKICFTMTRHSVVNTASAIVNYTFTLDAQRKVPNNRAYIRDKQREQTGSLTLTFEQKCNDVKFLIQACPDDSLNPVNNELQFIFDGLPSSTGLRPSLAQQAQTTTFHPLVFEINCGTDNECVDELKVDFNFTGSSEVKVGIDELLDVTVSVENSHENSYNSRVILTYPPGLSYRKFTSLKGRIECNSLDSGAGLSQGRTDCTIDKPIFKSNAKVLFIVSYGIDTTYKLDRTLIITANATSGNQHASGSELYKIKRIDVKYSIYATIESSLSYTNFSHGKNDLQKPVQQPIVLANDNRALNLTMVIRVPVKLGDKDIWVNSNSLQIPDCQRDKDEKPTVTNVVAEIQKNKFVDCSVAWCRVFKCNRFMGSLERQTYTISANLSSGWIEQVFNIGLESARFLLTSTATLEFDRNQYIFFLPGSNNNPLVHKIETQVEVYPEPDFTKEIVGGSLGGLALLSLLTAGLIKAGFFNSKYKNMMNEGQEAGEGAEGGEPAPE, encoded by the exons ATGGACTGGATTATTTCTACCACAGTATTTTTGTCAG TGTTAAAAGCTGCACTTTGCTTCAATATTGATCCTGTGGCTTGGAAGACCGTGAATAACTCTGCTGCAGGTTTTGGATACCAGATCGTGCAAAGACAGTCAGA TTTGCTGGTCAGTGCCCCCCTTGAACAACTTTCACCAAATGAAAGAgggcaaatatttaaatgttccaCCAAAGACTGCACTCCAGTACCAGTAAAAG tgcCAAGTTTTGCAGTCAACATGTCCCTTGGTTTGACAATGACAAGTGAtcccaacacacaaaaaactttG GCATGTGGTCCAACCATCCCAAAGGACTGCAAAAGTATCACCCAGTATAGCGGTGTGTGCTTTGAGATAGACCCTTCTGATCACGTTGGACTCCCTGTGCCTTCTTCTATTGAAG AGTGTCGAACCATAGCAGACATTGCATTTCTGTTGGATGGCTCAGGCAGCGTAGATTATTCTGATTTTGAGAGAATGAAGAATTTTGTGAAAAGTGTTGTCAAGTCATTCCCGGGAAAGGATACAAAG tTTGCCATCGCCCAGTTCTCCTCGCGTGTTGTCATCcattattactttaatacttttaacGCTGATGACTGGGAATCTCAAATCAATGGTATAAACCAGTTGTCTGGAGGGACTTACACAGCTAAAGCCATCCGAGAAGTTGT caaCAATGTCTTCTCGACATTTGGAGGTTCCAGGTCAGATGTGAAGAAGATTTTAATAGTCATTACAGATGGAGAATCTAATGATGGGAGGTCTTTGCCAGGTGCAGCAAATTCAGCTGAAGAGAAAAAGATTGTTCGATTTGCTGTTGGG GTGGGGAATGCATTCACAAATGACAGAGCAAAACAGGAACTGGACACCATTGCATCTAAACCAGAAAACGTGTTTAAAGTGTCAAACTTTGGTGCTCTTGATGCAATACGGCAGAATTTGCAGAACCAAATCTTCTCTATCGAAG GATCTCAAACTGGTGGAGAGTCACTGAAAATGGAAATGGCTCAAAGGGGATTCAGTGCAGCTTATGTGCCTCCG GATTCTACACGGGGGATTCAGATGGCTATTGTTGGTGCCAACCAGTGGAGGGGAGGCTTCCAGGAATACAAAGGCCAGATGTTGAACTCCTATGAGCCTTTGGACATAGAGGCTGACAGTTATCTGG GTTACTCCATGGCAGTCGCCAACACGTTGTCTGGCCCACTGACAATTCTTGGTGCTCCAAGATATCAACACAGAGGAATTGTGATGTCGGTTTTTGCAAGCAGTATCGGCCAAAGAATTGATCCCTTTAATTGGCAG TTTAAGATTGGTGAATATTTTGGTGCAGTGGTTTGTGCCATGGATGTGGATCGTAACAGCTACACTGACCTAGTCCTCATATCTGCCCCTATGTACATGGACAGTGATAGAGAGGGAAGAGTTTATGTTTGCAGCCTGTCACGTTTg AAAATTGAGTGTCACTTCGATTCTCCATTAGTACTGAGAGGGGATGCATCTGACCAGGGAAGGTTTGGGTCTTCTCTTGCTGTACTCCCGGACCTTAACCAAGATGGTTTCAATGATTTGGCAGTTGGGGCACCTTTGGAGAATGATGGACACGGTAGCATCTACATCTTCCATGGTgaaagaggaggacgaggaaggATTAGTCCTGCTTATTCACAG AGAATTGCTTCCTCTGAGGTCCGGCAAGGACTGAAGTTCTTCGGGATGTCAATCAGTCAGTCTTCTTTTGACCGTAGTAATGACAATCTGCCTGATTTAGCGGTGGGTTCAAAGGGAACAGTTGTCTTACTCAG GTCAAGGCCCATAGTAATGGTGGAAACTTCAGTGACATTCAACCCAAACCAAATCCAAACCCAAAACTCAGACTGCTCAACACCACTGGATAACACAGCTAAAATCTGCTTTACCATGACCAGACACTCTGTCGTCAATACAG CTAGTGCAATTGTTAATTACACTTTCACACTGGATGCCCAACGCAAGGTCCCAAATAACCGAGCTTACATCAGGGACAAACAACGAGAGCAGACCGGATCATTAACTCTTACCTTTGAGCAAAAATGCAACGATGTGAAATTCCTCATTCAG GCCTGTCCAGACGATTCTCTGAATCCAGTTAACAATGAGCTCCAATTCATCTTTGACGGTTTGCCTTCTAGCACAGGTCTCAGACCAAGTCTAGCCCAGCAGGCTCAGACAACAACCTTTCATCCT TTGGTGTTTGAGATCAACTGTGGCACTGACAACGAGTGTGTAGATGAGCTGAAAGTGGATTTCAACTTCACCGG ATCCTCTGAGGTTAAAGTAGGCATTGATGAACTGCTGGATGTCACTGTCTCAGTGGAAAACAGTCATGAAAACTCCTACAACAGCCGTGTCATTCTCACTTACCCACCCGGGCTTTCCTACAGGAAGTTTACATCACTGAAG GGAAGAATTGAGTGCAACTCCTTGGACAGTGGAGCTGGCTTATCTCAGGGAAGAACAGACTGCACTATTGACAAGCCTATTTTCAAGAGCAACGCTAAG gttCTCTTCATTGTGTCCTATGGGATCGACACCACTTATAAACTTGACAGGACGTTAATTATCACTGCAAATGCCACCAG TGGGAATCAACACGCCAGTGGAAGCGaactttacaaaataaaaaggattgATGTGAAGTACAGCATTTATGCTACAATTGAAAG TTCCCTCAGCTACACCAACTTCAGTCACGGAAAGAATGATTTGCAGAAACCAGTCCAGCAACCAATTGTG CTTGCAAATGACAACAGAGCGCTGAATTTAACTATGGTGATCAGGGTGCCAGTAAAGCTCGGTGATAAAGACATTTGGGTGAATTCCAACAGCTTGCAG ATTCCAGACTGCCAAAGAGACAAAGATGAAAAACCTACTGTCACAAATGTTGTTGCTGAGatacaaaaaaataagtttgtG GACTGCTCTGTAGCCTGGTGCAGAGTGTTCAAGTGCAATCGATTCATGGGAAGCCTGGAGCGTCAAACATACACAATCTCTGCTAACCTTAGTTCAGGATGGATAGAGCAGGTATTTAAT ATTGGACTTGAGTCTGCCAGATTCCTCTTGACTAGTACGGCCACTCTGGAGTTTGACAGAAACcagtacattttctttttaccagGGTCAAATAACAACCCTCTGGTTCACAAG ATTGAGACACAGGTAGAAGTGTATCCTGAACCAGACTTCACCAAAGAGATTGTCGGAGGATCCCTGGGAGGTTTGGCTCTACTCAGTCTACTCACTGCTGGCCTGATTAAG GCTGGattttttaacagtaaataCAAGAACATGATGAATGAGGGACAAGAGGCTGGTGAAGGGGCTGAGGGAGGCGAACCTGCACCAGAATAA
- the LOC134003473 gene encoding integrin alpha-M-like isoform X2 produces the protein MDWIISTTVFLSVLKAALCFNIDPVAWKTVNNSAAGFGYQIVQRQSDLLVSAPLEQLSPNERGQIFKCSTKDCTPVPVKVPSFAVNMSLGLTMTSDPNTQKTLACGPTIPKDCKSITQYSGVCFEIDPSDHVGLPVPSSIEECRTIADIAFLLDGSGSVDYSDFERMKNFVKSVVKSFPGKDTKFAIAQFSSRVVIHYYFNTFNADDWESQINGINQLSGGTYTAKAIREVVNNVFSTFGGSRSDVKKILIVITDGESNDGRSLPGAANSAEEKKIVRFAVGVGNAFTNDRAKQELDTIASKPENVFKVSNFGALDAIRQNLQNQIFSIEGSQTGGESLKMEMAQRGFSAAYVPPDSTRGIQMAIVGANQWRGGFQEYKGQMLNSYEPLDIEADSYLGYSMAVANTLSGPLTILGAPRYQHRGIVMSVFASSIGQRIDPFNWQFKIGEYFGAVVCAMDVDRNSYTDLVLISAPMYMDSDREGRVYVCSLSRLKIECHFDSPLVLRGDASDQGRFGSSLAVLPDLNQDGFNDLAVGAPLENDGHGSIYIFHGERGGRGRISPAYSQRIASSEVRQGLKFFGMSISQSSFDRSNDNLPDLAVGSKGTVVLLRSRPIVMVETSVTFNPNQIQTQNSDCSTPLDNTAKICFTMTRHSVVNTASAIVNYTFTLDAQRKVPNNRAYIRDKQREQTGSLTLTFEQKCNDVKFLIQACPDDSLNPVNNELQFIFDGLPSSTGLRPSLAQQAQTTTFHPLVFEINCGTDNECVDELKVDFNFTGSSEVKVGIDELLDVTVSVENSHENSYNSRVILTYPPGLSYRKFTSLKGRIECNSLDSGAGLSQGRTDCTIDKPIFKSNAKVLFIVSYGIDTTYKLDRTLIITANATSGNQHASGSELYKIKRIDVKYSIYATIESSLSYTNFSHGKNDLQKPVQQPIVLANDNRALNLTMVIRVPVKLGDKDIWVNSNSLQIPDCQRDKDEKPTVTNVVAEIQKNKFVDCSVAWCRVFKCNRFMGSLERQTYTISANLSSGWIEQIGLESARFLLTSTATLEFDRNQYIFFLPGSNNNPLVHKIETQVEVYPEPDFTKEIVGGSLGGLALLSLLTAGLIKAGFFNSKYKNMMNEGQEAGEGAEGGEPAPE, from the exons ATGGACTGGATTATTTCTACCACAGTATTTTTGTCAG TGTTAAAAGCTGCACTTTGCTTCAATATTGATCCTGTGGCTTGGAAGACCGTGAATAACTCTGCTGCAGGTTTTGGATACCAGATCGTGCAAAGACAGTCAGA TTTGCTGGTCAGTGCCCCCCTTGAACAACTTTCACCAAATGAAAGAgggcaaatatttaaatgttccaCCAAAGACTGCACTCCAGTACCAGTAAAAG tgcCAAGTTTTGCAGTCAACATGTCCCTTGGTTTGACAATGACAAGTGAtcccaacacacaaaaaactttG GCATGTGGTCCAACCATCCCAAAGGACTGCAAAAGTATCACCCAGTATAGCGGTGTGTGCTTTGAGATAGACCCTTCTGATCACGTTGGACTCCCTGTGCCTTCTTCTATTGAAG AGTGTCGAACCATAGCAGACATTGCATTTCTGTTGGATGGCTCAGGCAGCGTAGATTATTCTGATTTTGAGAGAATGAAGAATTTTGTGAAAAGTGTTGTCAAGTCATTCCCGGGAAAGGATACAAAG tTTGCCATCGCCCAGTTCTCCTCGCGTGTTGTCATCcattattactttaatacttttaacGCTGATGACTGGGAATCTCAAATCAATGGTATAAACCAGTTGTCTGGAGGGACTTACACAGCTAAAGCCATCCGAGAAGTTGT caaCAATGTCTTCTCGACATTTGGAGGTTCCAGGTCAGATGTGAAGAAGATTTTAATAGTCATTACAGATGGAGAATCTAATGATGGGAGGTCTTTGCCAGGTGCAGCAAATTCAGCTGAAGAGAAAAAGATTGTTCGATTTGCTGTTGGG GTGGGGAATGCATTCACAAATGACAGAGCAAAACAGGAACTGGACACCATTGCATCTAAACCAGAAAACGTGTTTAAAGTGTCAAACTTTGGTGCTCTTGATGCAATACGGCAGAATTTGCAGAACCAAATCTTCTCTATCGAAG GATCTCAAACTGGTGGAGAGTCACTGAAAATGGAAATGGCTCAAAGGGGATTCAGTGCAGCTTATGTGCCTCCG GATTCTACACGGGGGATTCAGATGGCTATTGTTGGTGCCAACCAGTGGAGGGGAGGCTTCCAGGAATACAAAGGCCAGATGTTGAACTCCTATGAGCCTTTGGACATAGAGGCTGACAGTTATCTGG GTTACTCCATGGCAGTCGCCAACACGTTGTCTGGCCCACTGACAATTCTTGGTGCTCCAAGATATCAACACAGAGGAATTGTGATGTCGGTTTTTGCAAGCAGTATCGGCCAAAGAATTGATCCCTTTAATTGGCAG TTTAAGATTGGTGAATATTTTGGTGCAGTGGTTTGTGCCATGGATGTGGATCGTAACAGCTACACTGACCTAGTCCTCATATCTGCCCCTATGTACATGGACAGTGATAGAGAGGGAAGAGTTTATGTTTGCAGCCTGTCACGTTTg AAAATTGAGTGTCACTTCGATTCTCCATTAGTACTGAGAGGGGATGCATCTGACCAGGGAAGGTTTGGGTCTTCTCTTGCTGTACTCCCGGACCTTAACCAAGATGGTTTCAATGATTTGGCAGTTGGGGCACCTTTGGAGAATGATGGACACGGTAGCATCTACATCTTCCATGGTgaaagaggaggacgaggaaggATTAGTCCTGCTTATTCACAG AGAATTGCTTCCTCTGAGGTCCGGCAAGGACTGAAGTTCTTCGGGATGTCAATCAGTCAGTCTTCTTTTGACCGTAGTAATGACAATCTGCCTGATTTAGCGGTGGGTTCAAAGGGAACAGTTGTCTTACTCAG GTCAAGGCCCATAGTAATGGTGGAAACTTCAGTGACATTCAACCCAAACCAAATCCAAACCCAAAACTCAGACTGCTCAACACCACTGGATAACACAGCTAAAATCTGCTTTACCATGACCAGACACTCTGTCGTCAATACAG CTAGTGCAATTGTTAATTACACTTTCACACTGGATGCCCAACGCAAGGTCCCAAATAACCGAGCTTACATCAGGGACAAACAACGAGAGCAGACCGGATCATTAACTCTTACCTTTGAGCAAAAATGCAACGATGTGAAATTCCTCATTCAG GCCTGTCCAGACGATTCTCTGAATCCAGTTAACAATGAGCTCCAATTCATCTTTGACGGTTTGCCTTCTAGCACAGGTCTCAGACCAAGTCTAGCCCAGCAGGCTCAGACAACAACCTTTCATCCT TTGGTGTTTGAGATCAACTGTGGCACTGACAACGAGTGTGTAGATGAGCTGAAAGTGGATTTCAACTTCACCGG ATCCTCTGAGGTTAAAGTAGGCATTGATGAACTGCTGGATGTCACTGTCTCAGTGGAAAACAGTCATGAAAACTCCTACAACAGCCGTGTCATTCTCACTTACCCACCCGGGCTTTCCTACAGGAAGTTTACATCACTGAAG GGAAGAATTGAGTGCAACTCCTTGGACAGTGGAGCTGGCTTATCTCAGGGAAGAACAGACTGCACTATTGACAAGCCTATTTTCAAGAGCAACGCTAAG gttCTCTTCATTGTGTCCTATGGGATCGACACCACTTATAAACTTGACAGGACGTTAATTATCACTGCAAATGCCACCAG TGGGAATCAACACGCCAGTGGAAGCGaactttacaaaataaaaaggattgATGTGAAGTACAGCATTTATGCTACAATTGAAAG TTCCCTCAGCTACACCAACTTCAGTCACGGAAAGAATGATTTGCAGAAACCAGTCCAGCAACCAATTGTG CTTGCAAATGACAACAGAGCGCTGAATTTAACTATGGTGATCAGGGTGCCAGTAAAGCTCGGTGATAAAGACATTTGGGTGAATTCCAACAGCTTGCAG ATTCCAGACTGCCAAAGAGACAAAGATGAAAAACCTACTGTCACAAATGTTGTTGCTGAGatacaaaaaaataagtttgtG GACTGCTCTGTAGCCTGGTGCAGAGTGTTCAAGTGCAATCGATTCATGGGAAGCCTGGAGCGTCAAACATACACAATCTCTGCTAACCTTAGTTCAGGATGGATAGAGCAG ATTGGACTTGAGTCTGCCAGATTCCTCTTGACTAGTACGGCCACTCTGGAGTTTGACAGAAACcagtacattttctttttaccagGGTCAAATAACAACCCTCTGGTTCACAAG ATTGAGACACAGGTAGAAGTGTATCCTGAACCAGACTTCACCAAAGAGATTGTCGGAGGATCCCTGGGAGGTTTGGCTCTACTCAGTCTACTCACTGCTGGCCTGATTAAG GCTGGattttttaacagtaaataCAAGAACATGATGAATGAGGGACAAGAGGCTGGTGAAGGGGCTGAGGGAGGCGAACCTGCACCAGAATAA
- the LOC134003874 gene encoding integrin alpha-M-like produces the protein MDWIISTTICLSVLKAALCFNIDPVAWKTVSNSAAGFGYQVVQRQSDLLVSAPLEQLSPNERGQIFKCSTKDCTPVPVKVPSFAVNMSLGLTMTSDPNTQKTLACGPTIPKDCKSITQYSGVCFEIDPSNHVRPPVPSSIEECRTIADIAFLLDGSGSVDYSDFERMKDFVKSVVKSFPGKDTKFAIAQFSTNVVIHYYFNTFNADHWESQINGIRQLNGWTNTAKAIREVVNNVFSTFGGSRSDVKKILIVITDGQSQDRADLQGAANLAENKKIVRFAIGVGNAFSYDSAKQELYTIASSRDKVFQVSNFGALDAIRQNLQNQIFSIEGSQTGGESLKMEMAQRGFSAAYVPPGIQMAIVGANQWRGGFQEYKGQMLNSYQPLDIQADSYLGYSMAVANTLDGPLTILGAPRYRHRGIVMSVFKRRSSQTIDPFNWQFKIGEYFGAVLCAMDVDRNSYTDLVLISAPMYMDSDREGRVYVCSLSSLKIECHFDSPLVLRGDASDQGRFGSSLAVLPDLNQDGFNDLAVGAPLENDGQGSIYIFHGEGGGGRISPAYSQRIASSEVRQGLKFFGMSISQSSFDRSNDSLPDLAVGSKGTVVLLRSRPIVMVKASVTFNPNQIQTQNCSTPLDNTAKICFTMTRHSVVNTASAIINYTFTLDAQRKVPNNRAYIRDKQREQTGSLTLTFEQKCNNVKFLIQACPDDSLNPVNNELRFIFDGLPSSTGLRPSLAQQAQTTKFHPLVFEINCGTDNECVDELKVDFNFTGSSEVKVGIDELLDVTVSVENSHENSYNSRVILTYPPGLSYRKFTSLKGRIECNSLDSGAGLSQGRTDCTIDKPIFKSNAKVLFIVSYGIDTTYKLDRTLIITANATSGNQHASGSELYKNNTINVKYSIYATIESSLSYTNFSHGKNDLQKPVQQPIVLANENRVLNLTMVIRVPVKLGDKDIWVNSNSLQIPDCQIDKDEKPTVTNFVAEIQKNKSVDCSVAWCRVFKCNRFMGSLEHKTYTISGNLSSGWIEQIGLESARFLLTSTATLDFDRNQYIFFLPGSNNNPPVHKIVTQVEVYPEPDFTKEIVGGSLGGLALLILLTAGLSKAGFFNSKYKNMMNEGQEAGEGAEGGEPAPE, from the exons TGTTAAAAGCTGCACTTTGCTTCAATATTGATCCTGTGGCTTGGAAGACCGTGAGTAACTCTGCTGCAGGTTTTGGATACCAGGTGGTGCAAAGACAGTCAGA TTTGCTGGTCAGTGCCCCCCTTGAACAACTTTCACCAAATGAAAGAgggcaaatatttaaatgttccaCCAAAGACTGCACTCCAGTACCAGTAAAAG tgcCAAGTTTTGCAGTCAACATGTCCCTTGGTTTGACAATGACAAGTGAtcccaacacacaaaaaactttG GCATGTGGTCCAACCATCCCAAAGGACTGCAAAAGTATCACCCAGTATAGCGGTGTGTGCTTTGAGATAGACCCTTCTAATCATGTTAGACCCCCTGTGCCTTCTTCTATTGAAG AGTGTCGAACCATAGCAGATATTGCATTTCTGTTGGATGGCTCAGGCAGCGTAGATTATTCTGATTTTGAGAGAATGAAGGATTTTGTGAAAAGTGTTGTCAAGTCATTCCCGGGAAAGGATACAAAG TTTGCCATCGCCCAGTTCTCCACTAATGTTGTCATCcattattactttaatacttttaacGCTGATCACTGGGAATCTCAAATCAATGGTATAAGACAGTTAAATGGATGGACTAACACAGCTAAAGCCATCCGAGAAGTTGT caACAACGTCTTCTCGACATTTGGAGGTTCCAGGTCAGATGTGAAGAAGATTTTAATAGTCATTACAGATGGACAATCTCAAGATAGGGCTGATTTGCAAGGTGCAGCAAATTTagctgaaaataaaaagattgtTCGATTTGCTATTGGG GTGGGGAATGCATTCTCATATGACAGCGCAAAACAGGAACTGTACACCATTGCATCTTCACGAGACAAAGTGTTTCAAGTGTCAAACTTTGGTGCTCTTGATGCAATACGGCAGAATTTGCAGAACCAAATCTTCTCTATCGAAG GATCTCAAACTGGTGGAGAGTCACTGAAAATGGAAATGGCTCAAAGGGGATTCAGTGCAGCTTACGTGCCTCCG GGGATTCAGATGGCTATTGTTGGTGCCAACCAGTGGAGGGGAGGCTTCCAGGAATACAAAGGCCAGATGTTGAACTCCTATCAGCCTTTGGACATACAGGCTGACAGTTATCTGG GTTACTCCATGGCAGTTGCCAACACGTTGGATGGCCCACTGACTATTCTCGGTGCTCCAAGATATCGACACAGAGGAATTGTGATGTCAGTTTTCAAAAGGCGTAGCAGTCAAACAATTGATCCCTTTAATTGGCAG TTTAAGATTGGTGAATATTTTGGTGCAGTGCTTTGCGCCATGGATGTGGATCGTAACAGCTACACTGACCTAGTCCTCATATCTGCCCCTATGTACATGGACAGTGATAGAGAGGGAAGAGTTTATGTTTGCAGCCTGTCAAGTTTG AAAATTGAGTGTCACTTCGATTCTCCATTAGTACTGAGAGGGGATGCATCTGACCAGGGAAGGTTTGGGTCTTCTCTTGCTGTACTCCCTGACCTTAACCAAGATGGTTTCAATGATTTGGCAGTTGGGGCACCTTTGGAGAATGATGGACAAGGTAGCATCTACATCTTCCatggtgaaggaggaggaggaaggattaGTCCTGCTTATTCACAG AGAATTGCTTCCTCTGAGGTCCGGCAAGGACTGAAGTTCTTCGGGATGTCGATCAGTCAGTCTTCTTTTGACCGTAGTAATGACAGTCTGCCTGATTTAGCGGTGGGTTCAAAGGGAACAGTTGTCTTACTCAG GTCAAGGCCCATAGTAATGGTGAAAGCTTCAGTCACATTCAACCCAAACCAAATCCAAACCCAAAACTGCTCAACACCACTGGATAACACAGCTAAAATCTGCTTTACCATGACCAGACACTCTGTCGTCAATACAG CTAGTGCAATTATTAATTACACTTTCACACTGGATGCCCAACGCAAGGTCCCAAATAACCGAGCTTACATCAGGGACAAACAACGAGAGCAGACCGGATCATTAACTCTTACCTTTGAGCAAAAATGCAACAATGTGAAATTCCTCATTCAG GCCTGTCCAGACGATTCTCTGAATCCAGTTAACAATGAGCTCCGATTCATCTTTGACGGTTTGCCTTCTAGCACAGGTCTCAGACCAAGTCTAGCCCAGCAGGCTCAGACAACAAAATTTCATCCT TTGGTGTTTGAGATCAACTGTGGCACTGACAACGAGTGTGTAGATGAGCTGAAAGTGGATTTCAACTTCACCGG ATCCTCTGAGGTTAAAGTAGGCATTGATGAACTGCTGGATGTCACCGTTTCAGTGGAAAACAGTCATGAAAACTCCTACAACAGCCGTGTCATTCTCACTTACCCACCTGGGCTTTCCTACAGGAAGTTTACATCACTGAAG GGAAGAATTGAGTGCAACTCCTTGGACAGTGGAGCTGGCTTATCTCAGGGAAGAACAGACTGCACTATTGACAAGCCTATTTTCAAGAGCAACGCTAAG gttCTCTTCATTGTGTCCTATGGGATCGACACCACTTATAAACTTGACAGGACGTTAATTATCACTGCAAATGCCACCAG TGGGAATCAACACGCCAGTGGAAGCGAACTTTACAAAAACAATACGATTAATGTGAAGTACAGCATTTATGCTACAATTGAAAg TTCCCTCAGCTACACCAACTTCAGTCATGGAAAGAATGATTTGCAGAAACCAGTCCAACAACCAATTGTG CTTGCAAATGAGAACAGAGTGCTGAATTTAACTATGGTGATCAGGGTGCCAGTAAAGCTCGGTGATAAAGACATTTGGGTGAATTCCAACAGCTTGCAG ATTCCAGACTGCCAAATAGACAAAGATGAAAAACCTACTGTCACAAATTTTGTTGCTGAGATACAAAAAAATAAGTCAGTG GACTGCTCTGTAGCCTGGTGCAGAGTGTTCAAGTGCAATCGATTCATGGGAAGCCTGGAGCATAAAACATACACAATCTCTGGCAACCTTAGCTCAGGATGGATAGAGCAG ATTGGACTTGAGTCTGCCAGATTCCTCTTGACTAGTACGGCCACTCTGGACTTTGACAGAAACcagtatattttctttttaccagGGTCAAATAACAACCCCCCAGTTCACAAG ATTGTGACACAGGTAGAAGTGTATCCTGAACCAGACTTTACCAAAGAGATAGTCGGAGGATCCCTGGGAGGGTTGGCTCTACTCATTCTACTCACTGCTGGCCTGAGTAAG GCTGGattttttaacagtaaataCAAGAACATGATGAATGAGGGACAAGAAGCTGGTGAGGGGGCTGAGGGAGGCGAACCTGCACCAGAATAA